In Cryptococcus deuterogattii R265 chromosome 4, complete sequence, a genomic segment contains:
- a CDS encoding dehydrogenase: MSVHGKSNPQIPQTMKAWTQNESNWLSITEVPVPQPKINQVLIKIEYAAQNPTDWKHAVGQSLPGVINGCDYAGTVVKLGSQLKAPLKMGDKVAGCVHGGWSKEEGSYAEYATIDSNMCFIVPDGMKMEEAATYGVGWVTAAQTLVFRQGKAFPPGDTKVSGNPWYIVYGASTSVGLFAVPLAKALGYRVLGVCSPHSFDLVKSYGADATVDYHEQDKAIEEALKITDGGVEYALDTISQDDSFKIVIGMMGKKGKQLNATLPIPEEAQKINSDLKTEFTLMYSLFGIEFNWTPRSSEKMMISATKEDRTFGEEIYKRTPELIAKYGIKPNPIIIKGNFEDVAKGLEDLKNGKVSGEKQVIKMI; this comes from the exons ATGTCTGTCCATGGAAAGTCTAACCCCCAAATCCCTCAGACTATGAAGGCATGGACCCAAAACGAG TCCAACTGGCTCTCGATCACCGAAGTCCCTGTTCCACAGCCCAAGATTAATCAGGTGCTCATTAAGATCGAATACGCCGCCCAG AATCCTACCGATTGGAAACATGCTGTTGGACAATCCCTTCCTGGCGTGATCAACGGCTGTGATTACGCTGGAACTGTCGTGAAACTTGGTTCTCAACTGAAGGCTCCTCTAAAGATGGGTGATAAGGTCGCTGGATGCGTCCATGGTGGCTGGtcgaaggaggagggctCTTATGCCGAGTATGCGACTATTGACAGCAACATGTGCTTCATTGTCCCTGACGGTatgaaaatggaagaagctgcaaCGTATGGTGTCGGTTGGGTCACTGCTGCCCAG ACTCTCGTCTTTCGACAGGGCAAAGCCTTCCCTCCTGGCGATACCAAAGTGTCCGGAAACCCATGG TACATCGTTTACGGCGCCTCCACGTCTGTTGGTCTTTTTGCTGTTCCTCTTGCCAAAGCTCTGGGTTATCGGGTGCTCGGAGTTTGTTCTCCTCACTCATTTGACCTCGTTAAATCGTATGGAGCCGATGCCACTGTCGACTACCACGAACAGGACAAAGCCATTGAGGAGGCGTTGAAGATTACTGACGGCGGAGTCGAGTACGCTCTTGATACTATATCGCAGGATGACTCTTTCAAGATCGTCATTGGAATGATGGGCAAGAAAGGCAAGCAACTCAACGCCACCCTTCCAATTCCCGAAGAGGCTCAAAAAATTAATTCCGACCTTAAGACCGAATTTACTCTCATGTACTCCCTCTTCGGTATC GAATTTAACTGGACACCTCGCTCTTCTGaaaaaatgatgatttcAGCCACCAAGGAGGACAGAACATTTGGTGAGGAGATTTACAAGAGGACACCGGAATTGATCGCCAAGTATGGCATCAAACCCAAccctatcatcatcaaaggTAACTTTGAGGACGTCGCTAAGGGTCTTGAAGACTTGAAG AACGGCAAGGTTTCCGGTGAGAAGCAAGTTATTAAAATGATTTAA